A genomic window from Xenorhabdus cabanillasii includes:
- the hisG gene encoding ATP phosphoribosyltransferase, which yields MLDKTRLRIAMQKSGRLSDDSQALLTRCGIKINLQQQRLIAFAENMPIDILRVRDDDIPGLVMDGVVDLGIVGENVLEEELLSRLAQGDSPQYTTLRRLDFGSCRLSLAAPFDYDYTGAECLQNSRIATSYPHLLKRYLDQKGVQFKPCLLNGSVEVAPRAGLADAICDLISTGATLEANGLREVEVIYRSKACLIQRDGEMPETKQQLINKLMIRIQGVIQARESKYIMLHAPSDKLEEIISLLPGAERPTILPLAGAQNRVAMHMVSSETLFWETMEKLKTLGASSILVLPIEKMME from the coding sequence ATGTTAGATAAAACTCGATTACGGATAGCTATGCAGAAATCAGGACGCTTGAGTGATGACTCCCAGGCATTACTGACGCGCTGTGGCATCAAAATCAATTTACAGCAACAACGCCTGATCGCATTCGCAGAAAATATGCCCATTGATATCCTGCGTGTCCGTGATGATGATATTCCTGGTCTTGTAATGGATGGTGTTGTCGATTTAGGTATTGTTGGTGAAAATGTACTCGAAGAAGAACTGCTTAGCCGTCTCGCACAGGGAGATAGCCCACAATATACCACACTGCGCCGCCTTGATTTTGGTAGTTGCCGCCTCTCTCTCGCCGCCCCTTTTGATTATGACTATACTGGCGCAGAATGTTTACAAAACTCTCGTATCGCAACCTCTTACCCACACCTATTAAAACGCTATCTGGATCAAAAAGGCGTTCAATTCAAACCCTGTCTTCTCAATGGCTCTGTCGAAGTCGCTCCCCGGGCAGGATTGGCCGATGCCATCTGTGATTTGATATCAACTGGTGCAACATTAGAAGCAAACGGTCTGCGGGAAGTTGAAGTTATCTATCGTTCAAAAGCCTGTCTGATCCAGCGTGATGGTGAAATGCCAGAAACAAAACAACAATTAATTAATAAGTTAATGATCCGCATTCAAGGTGTAATTCAGGCTCGTGAGTCCAAATACATCATGCTACATGCTCCAAGTGACAAGTTAGAAGAAATTATCTCATTACTGCCGGGCGCAGAACGCCCAACCATTTTGCCTCTGGCCGGAGCTCAAAATCGCGTCGCCATGCACATGGTCAGCAGTGAAACTCTATTCTGGGAAACGATGGAAAAACTCAAGACACTGGGTGCCAGTTCCATTCTTGTTTTGCCCATTGAAAAGATGATGGAGTAA
- the hisD gene encoding histidinol dehydrogenase, producing the protein MSANLNITLSNASDFNTIIRWQECTPEQQQILLTRPAVAASEDVARTVKQILETVKERGDEVLRELSQHLDNTAVNTIQISVDEISAATKRLAPEIKQAMQQAMNNIRLFHEAQKPTVVEVETIPGVYCRQITRPIDSVGLYIPGGSAPLPSTVLMLGTPASIAGCRKVILCSPPPIADEILYAAQLCGISEIFQIGGAQAIAAMAFGTESIPKVDKIFGPGSAWVTEAKRQVSQRFDGATIDMPAGPSEVLVIADNSANPTFTAADLLSQAEHGPDSQVILVTPDENYAKQVIREIEKQLITLPRQQIAIQALQSSRIIVTANIDQCVTISNQYGPEHLIIQTRQPEQLVDKITSAGSIFLGDWSPESAGDYASGTNHVLPTYGYTSTYSSLGLADFLKRMTIQKLTPQGLKKLAPTIETLAQAEQLTAHKNAVTLRIAALNSTDNTDNTDTQPKA; encoded by the coding sequence ATGAGTGCTAATCTTAATATAACTTTGAGTAATGCCTCTGATTTTAACACCATCATTCGCTGGCAAGAGTGTACACCGGAACAGCAACAAATACTGCTGACCCGCCCTGCTGTTGCCGCATCTGAAGATGTTGCCCGTACGGTAAAACAGATCCTGGAAACCGTCAAAGAGCGTGGAGATGAAGTATTACGGGAGCTTAGTCAACATTTGGATAATACCGCAGTTAATACCATCCAAATTTCTGTAGATGAAATTAGCGCCGCAACCAAACGCCTGGCACCAGAAATCAAGCAAGCTATGCAACAGGCCATGAACAATATCCGCCTGTTTCATGAAGCACAAAAACCAACAGTGGTTGAAGTAGAAACTATACCCGGTGTGTACTGCCGACAAATTACACGACCGATTGATTCAGTAGGGCTATACATCCCCGGAGGTTCCGCGCCATTACCTTCCACTGTGCTAATGCTCGGAACACCCGCCAGTATCGCAGGATGCCGTAAGGTAATTTTATGCTCTCCACCACCAATTGCTGATGAAATACTCTATGCTGCCCAATTATGCGGTATCAGCGAAATATTTCAGATTGGTGGTGCTCAAGCCATTGCAGCAATGGCATTTGGTACAGAATCCATCCCTAAAGTGGATAAAATTTTTGGCCCAGGTAGCGCATGGGTCACCGAAGCCAAACGACAAGTAAGCCAACGCTTTGATGGTGCAACCATTGATATGCCCGCCGGCCCCTCAGAAGTACTGGTAATTGCAGACAATAGCGCTAATCCCACATTTACAGCAGCAGACCTACTTTCACAAGCAGAACATGGCCCAGATTCCCAAGTCATATTGGTCACACCTGACGAAAATTATGCCAAACAGGTCATTCGTGAAATTGAGAAACAACTTATTACTCTGCCACGTCAACAAATCGCTATTCAGGCCTTACAATCCAGCCGTATCATTGTCACTGCTAATATTGACCAATGTGTGACAATCAGTAACCAATATGGCCCTGAGCATTTGATCATCCAAACGCGGCAACCAGAACAGCTTGTAGACAAAATCACCAGCGCTGGCTCCATTTTCCTTGGCGACTGGTCGCCTGAATCTGCGGGAGATTATGCTTCCGGTACAAATCACGTATTACCAACTTACGGTTATACCTCAACCTATTCAAGCCTCGGTTTGGCTGATTTCCTGAAAAGAATGACCATTCAGAAACTCACACCACAAGGTTTAAAAAAACTTGCACCAACTATAGAAACACTGGCACAGGCAGAACAACTCACTGCACACAAGAATGCGGTTACATTACGCATAGCGGCCCTGAACAGTACAGATAATACAGACAACACCGACACACAGCCCAAAGCTTAA